In Arthrobacter sp. QXT-31, one genomic interval encodes:
- a CDS encoding tRNA (cytidine(34)-2'-O)-methyltransferase — protein sequence MFRILFHTPEIPGNTGNAIRLAAITGAELHLVEPLGFDFSDAKLRRAGLDYHDLAVVTVHPNIEAAWQALQPERVFAFTSDGEVSYTDIAYRPGDVLMFGPESVGLPDHLKRDPHVTSRVRLPMLPSLRSLNLANAASIAVYEAWRQQGFTGAQL from the coding sequence GTGTTCCGCATCCTCTTCCACACGCCTGAAATTCCCGGAAATACGGGCAACGCCATCCGCCTCGCCGCCATCACCGGCGCCGAACTCCACCTCGTAGAGCCTTTGGGCTTCGACTTCTCAGATGCGAAGCTCCGCCGCGCCGGCCTGGACTACCACGACCTGGCAGTGGTCACTGTCCATCCCAATATCGAGGCCGCCTGGCAGGCCCTGCAGCCGGAGCGCGTCTTCGCCTTCACCTCCGACGGCGAAGTTTCCTACACGGACATTGCCTACCGGCCGGGTGATGTCCTCATGTTCGGCCCCGAATCCGTGGGCCTGCCGGACCACCTGAAGCGCGATCCCCACGTCACGTCGCGGGTCCGGCTGCCCATGCTGCCGTCGCTCCGGTCACTGAACCTGGCAAATGCGGCATCCATCGCGGTCTACGAGGCGTGGCGGCAGCAGGGATTCACCGGCGCACAGCTCTGA
- a CDS encoding PspA/IM30 family protein translates to MVKQSIFGRMAQLAKANINALLDQAEDPQKMLDQMVRDYTNNIAEAESAVAQTIGNLRMLQDDYNEDIKNAQDWGNKALAASRKADEFRSAGNAADAQKFDNLAKVALQRQISSENEARAAEPNIASQTEVVDRLKTGLDQMKNKLNQLTSKRNELVARSKTAAAQSQVHDALRSIDILDPTSEVGRFEEKIRREEAKVRGQQELAASSLDAQFNQLEDLGEQTEIEARLAALKSGNAKPAIGAGGTAGSASSTTVDEADFDKL, encoded by the coding sequence ATGGTTAAGCAGTCCATTTTCGGCCGCATGGCGCAGCTGGCGAAGGCAAACATCAACGCCTTGCTGGACCAGGCCGAAGATCCGCAGAAGATGCTGGACCAGATGGTCCGGGACTACACCAACAACATTGCCGAAGCCGAATCCGCGGTGGCCCAGACCATCGGTAACCTGCGCATGCTCCAGGACGACTACAACGAGGACATCAAGAACGCGCAGGACTGGGGGAACAAGGCCCTCGCAGCGTCCCGCAAAGCCGATGAGTTCCGCAGTGCCGGCAACGCTGCCGACGCCCAGAAGTTCGACAACCTGGCCAAGGTGGCACTGCAGCGCCAGATTTCCTCGGAAAACGAAGCCCGCGCCGCCGAACCCAACATCGCTTCCCAGACCGAGGTGGTGGACCGCCTCAAGACCGGCCTGGACCAGATGAAGAACAAGCTGAACCAGCTGACCAGCAAGCGGAACGAACTGGTGGCCCGCTCCAAGACCGCAGCCGCGCAGTCCCAGGTCCACGACGCTCTGCGCAGCATCGACATCCTGGATCCCACCAGCGAGGTGGGCCGCTTCGAAGAGAAGATCCGGCGCGAAGAGGCCAAGGTCCGCGGCCAGCAGGAGCTCGCCGCTTCGAGCCTCGACGCCCAGTTCAACCAGCTGGAGGACCTCGGCGAGCAGACCGAGATCGAGGCCCGGCTTGCGGCACTCAAGTCAGGCAACGCCAAGCCCGCCATCGGGGCAGGCGGCACCGCGGGGTCCGCATCCTCAACCACCGTAGACGAGGCGGACTTCGACAAGCTGTAG
- a CDS encoding anti-sigma factor: protein MTDSNDSRGRQLPRAFAADIPTDLAAGRAVELAEIYALDAISDAEREAIDAYLSDAPEAERASFNERVRQARETLAMSFTAEEEPPADLFDRIVSQLPAPAAVPAAADGLAEAPAPAADELSAARQRREARRRTGGLRNWLIGVAAAAVIALGGVGIGAYVANQNDPFRQVIEAQDARQATVNVIGGGTATVSISPSHDALVVRMKDVPPPPAGKVYQMWLIPKDGSAPVSEGLMDADALSKPALVKGIGSAASLGITVEPVGGSATPTLPTVAAAPLTT, encoded by the coding sequence ATGACCGATTCAAATGATTCGCGCGGGCGCCAGCTGCCCCGGGCATTTGCCGCCGACATTCCCACCGACCTCGCGGCGGGACGGGCCGTCGAGCTCGCCGAGATATACGCCCTGGACGCCATCAGCGACGCGGAGCGGGAAGCCATCGACGCCTACCTCAGCGACGCTCCGGAAGCGGAGCGAGCGTCCTTCAACGAACGCGTGCGCCAGGCCCGGGAGACGCTGGCGATGTCCTTCACGGCCGAGGAGGAGCCGCCCGCGGACCTGTTCGACCGGATTGTCTCGCAGCTTCCGGCACCGGCGGCGGTGCCGGCCGCCGCAGACGGTCTGGCGGAAGCGCCGGCGCCTGCCGCTGATGAACTGTCGGCTGCGCGCCAGCGGCGTGAAGCCCGACGGCGGACGGGCGGGCTCCGTAACTGGCTCATCGGCGTGGCGGCTGCTGCCGTGATCGCCCTGGGCGGCGTGGGGATCGGCGCCTACGTGGCCAACCAGAACGATCCCTTCCGGCAGGTCATCGAGGCGCAGGACGCGCGGCAGGCCACCGTGAACGTCATCGGCGGAGGCACCGCGACGGTTTCGATCTCGCCCTCCCATGATGCCCTGGTGGTGCGCATGAAGGATGTGCCGCCCCCGCCTGCGGGCAAGGTGTACCAGATGTGGCTGATTCCCAAGGACGGCTCCGCGCCGGTCTCCGAAGGCCTGATGGACGCGGATGCGCTCTCGAAGCCTGCCCTGGTCAAGGGCATCGGCTCCGCAGCGTCGCTCGGCATCACGGTAGAACCCGTGGGCGGATCAGCTACCCCGACCCTGCCCACAGTGGCCGCCGCCCCTCTCACCACCTGA
- a CDS encoding J domain-containing protein: protein MTKGSSSHYEVLRVAVTATEREIKVAYRKAARASHPDHGGDAAMFRQVTLAYETLIDPQRRAAYDRSYAAGPRRSRQDNGEAHFDAPAAGSHASATIHKPGTPRNTAGDAPVYVPPFDTPGAVPLVPLELASQQVHGMPRKRGIFGAEARIQRELRTVQLISRQVLPAIPAARLINGLQSPADNSHIDHALLSGYRLALVGSMLLPRGAYAWDGKTLNHGGRSIAPPQLAQVVRRMQDIFPELNVTGWTVIHSPDGNLHEPVIDRHRRSRGGSDIVQVVNAAGLARGLKDFLSSGPAPNTVNVPVLARLLRGMH from the coding sequence TTGACCAAGGGCAGCAGTTCCCACTACGAAGTGCTCCGCGTGGCGGTGACCGCAACGGAGAGGGAGATCAAGGTGGCCTACCGCAAGGCTGCCCGTGCTTCGCATCCCGACCATGGAGGCGACGCCGCCATGTTCCGCCAGGTGACCCTTGCGTATGAGACGCTCATCGATCCCCAGCGGCGGGCCGCCTATGACCGCTCCTATGCGGCCGGTCCGCGCCGGAGCCGGCAGGACAACGGTGAAGCGCACTTCGACGCTCCGGCTGCCGGAAGCCACGCCTCCGCGACGATCCACAAGCCGGGCACGCCCCGCAACACGGCCGGCGACGCGCCTGTGTACGTGCCGCCCTTCGATACGCCCGGCGCTGTTCCGCTCGTCCCGCTGGAGCTGGCGAGCCAGCAGGTGCACGGCATGCCCAGGAAGCGGGGCATCTTCGGGGCTGAAGCCCGGATCCAGCGGGAGCTGCGCACGGTCCAGCTGATCAGCAGGCAGGTCCTTCCCGCGATTCCGGCGGCGCGCCTGATCAACGGGCTGCAGTCCCCGGCGGACAACAGCCACATTGACCACGCGCTGCTCTCGGGCTATCGCCTTGCGCTCGTCGGCTCGATGCTGCTGCCCAGGGGGGCCTACGCCTGGGACGGAAAGACGCTGAACCACGGCGGCCGGTCGATCGCCCCGCCGCAGCTGGCCCAGGTTGTCAGGCGGATGCAGGACATATTTCCCGAACTCAACGTGACGGGGTGGACCGTGATCCACAGCCCCGACGGCAACCTCCACGAACCCGTCATCGACCGCCACCGCCGCTCCCGCGGCGGCTCCGACATCGTCCAGGTGGTCAATGCCGCCGGCCTGGCCCGCGGGCTTAAGGATTTCCTCTCCTCCGGCCCCGCGCCGAACACCGTCAATGTTCCGGTGCTCGCACGGCTGCTGCGCGGCATGCACTGA
- a CDS encoding S1C family serine protease — protein sequence MTEHPVPGAAPENRDPSGRPVDPTPRPGPGEGVQPAAHEASPQDADYRTAGGSENPTMRIDSGSNPTTPLERLTHNTEQQPHNTEQQQRSGGPHPEYPQHAPFFGQQSGAAGQPTGPQHNPYSQHSSHSAFQDNRSQPKRKATFGVGTLVASILAAGLVGGGVATVGAGNLFDGGGTAPVVSSGSQPGTVIVNNQDSVNAITAAAVKASPSVVTIKATSSGEGGTGSGIIIDDQGHILTNTHVVTLDGTAANAEIEIRTNDGRVLSAKIVGTDPLSDLAVIKVDKPDGLTPATLGDSSKLNVGDTAVAIGSPLGLTGTVTDGIVSTLNRTISVASSAAPKGGADNSQGGDQGFEFAPPGQGQGQSSANKGSISINVIQTDAAINPGNSGGALVNNKGEVIGVNVAIASAGGSSAAGGTGNIGVGFSIPINHAKRVANEIIDNGKATHGQLGVSVQEKSASSSGFSTGADVASVEQGSAAAKAGIKVGDVVTRFNDRAISDPNQLTAAVREQPSGASVKITVLRNGREQQLDVTLGAAAEQ from the coding sequence ATGACTGAGCACCCAGTACCGGGCGCAGCACCTGAGAACCGGGATCCTTCAGGGCGCCCTGTAGATCCGACCCCTCGGCCTGGGCCCGGCGAGGGTGTCCAGCCTGCTGCCCACGAGGCTTCGCCGCAGGACGCCGATTACCGCACCGCCGGCGGTTCCGAGAACCCCACGATGCGCATTGACTCGGGCAGCAACCCAACGACGCCGCTGGAGCGGCTTACGCACAACACCGAGCAGCAGCCGCACAACACGGAGCAGCAGCAACGTTCCGGCGGCCCGCATCCCGAGTATCCGCAGCACGCTCCCTTCTTCGGCCAGCAGTCGGGAGCGGCCGGGCAGCCGACAGGTCCCCAGCACAACCCGTACTCCCAGCACAGCAGTCATTCCGCCTTCCAGGACAACCGCAGCCAGCCCAAGCGCAAGGCGACGTTCGGCGTCGGCACCCTGGTGGCCAGCATCCTGGCCGCCGGCCTCGTGGGCGGCGGAGTCGCGACCGTCGGCGCCGGTAACCTTTTCGACGGCGGCGGCACAGCGCCCGTCGTCAGCTCCGGCAGCCAGCCCGGCACGGTCATCGTCAACAACCAAGACTCCGTCAACGCCATCACGGCGGCCGCTGTCAAGGCGTCGCCGAGCGTCGTCACCATCAAAGCCACCAGCAGCGGCGAGGGCGGCACAGGCTCCGGCATCATCATCGACGACCAGGGCCATATCCTCACCAACACCCACGTGGTCACGCTGGACGGCACCGCCGCCAATGCGGAGATCGAAATCCGCACGAACGACGGCCGCGTGCTCAGCGCCAAGATCGTGGGCACCGACCCGCTTTCGGACCTTGCCGTCATCAAGGTGGACAAGCCCGACGGCCTCACGCCGGCAACCCTTGGTGACTCCAGCAAGCTGAACGTCGGGGACACGGCTGTGGCCATCGGTTCACCGCTCGGACTCACCGGCACCGTGACGGACGGCATTGTCTCCACCCTGAACAGGACCATCAGCGTGGCGTCCTCGGCTGCGCCCAAGGGCGGCGCCGATAACTCCCAGGGCGGCGACCAGGGCTTCGAGTTCGCTCCTCCCGGCCAGGGGCAGGGCCAGAGCTCGGCGAACAAGGGCTCGATTTCCATCAACGTCATCCAGACGGACGCTGCCATCAACCCAGGCAACTCCGGCGGCGCCCTGGTGAACAACAAGGGCGAAGTGATCGGCGTCAACGTGGCAATCGCCTCCGCGGGCGGCAGCTCAGCAGCCGGCGGAACAGGCAACATCGGCGTCGGTTTCAGCATCCCGATCAACCATGCCAAGCGCGTGGCCAACGAAATCATCGACAACGGCAAGGCCACGCACGGCCAGCTTGGCGTGAGCGTGCAGGAGAAATCAGCATCATCGTCCGGCTTCTCGACCGGAGCCGACGTGGCCTCGGTGGAGCAGGGCTCGGCGGCAGCCAAGGCCGGGATCAAAGTGGGCGATGTGGTGACCCGTTTCAACGACCGGGCTATCAGTGACCCCAACCAGCTGACCGCGGCCGTCCGTGAACAGCCATCCGGCGCTTCGGTGAAGATCACGGTTCTGCGCAACGGCCGCGAGCAGCAGCTGGACGTGACGCTGGGTGCCGCCGCAGAACAGTAG
- a CDS encoding MerR family transcriptional regulator codes for MKQEERRSWSIAELAKLSRVSSRTLRHYHQVGLLPPAYTGQNGYRYYTQPELLRLQRILLLRELGLGLETIGQVLDGQADQVDALSVHRKWLLAERDRLDRMARTVGATISALQQGDTMSGEDIFRDFDANPYEEEARQRWGDRAVEDSKARHAALSADDKQAFMAEAASVNEELARCLDAGLPADDARVQAAVERHYRWVCVSWTPDADSYVGLGRMYVEDPRFTAFYDNSRAGLASYLLEGIKVYAAARLSSAAG; via the coding sequence ATGAAGCAGGAAGAACGCCGGAGCTGGTCCATCGCGGAACTGGCGAAGCTGAGCCGGGTCTCGTCCAGGACCCTCCGGCATTACCACCAAGTGGGGTTGCTGCCGCCTGCCTATACCGGGCAGAACGGCTACCGCTACTACACGCAGCCCGAACTGCTGCGCCTGCAGCGGATCCTGCTTCTCCGCGAACTTGGCCTGGGGCTGGAAACCATTGGCCAGGTTCTGGACGGCCAGGCCGACCAGGTGGATGCGCTGAGCGTACACCGCAAGTGGCTGCTGGCCGAGCGCGACCGCCTGGACCGGATGGCCAGGACCGTCGGGGCAACCATTTCGGCACTGCAGCAAGGAGACACCATGTCAGGCGAGGACATCTTTAGGGATTTTGATGCCAACCCCTACGAGGAGGAGGCACGCCAGCGGTGGGGCGACCGCGCGGTTGAAGACAGCAAGGCACGGCACGCCGCGCTGAGCGCTGACGACAAGCAGGCGTTCATGGCGGAGGCCGCGTCGGTCAACGAGGAGCTGGCCCGCTGCCTGGACGCCGGCCTGCCGGCGGACGACGCCCGGGTGCAGGCCGCCGTCGAGCGCCACTACCGGTGGGTCTGCGTCAGCTGGACGCCGGATGCGGACAGCTACGTCGGCCTGGGCCGGATGTACGTCGAGGATCCGCGGTTCACCGCCTTCTACGACAACAGCCGCGCAGGTCTCGCGTCCTACCTGCTGGAAGGAATCAAGGTCTACGCGGCTGCCCGGCTCAGTTCTGCCGCAGGCTAG
- a CDS encoding TPM domain-containing protein yields the protein MRSMLKRVLAVIGLTGMLAVPATAAWAEDPVTLDPVTKIVDKSGVLGGRKADVEEAIKKLGTDHAMTLHVVYVKKFENPADRVAWAADVADKANLGANAMLLTVATDARQYQLSKPRGSKITDAQRDTIVKSAVDPQLRAGDYAQAAIDTAAAVGDAAGGGSGNVPSGAGAGTAVLVGAGVVAAGGAGTYLYLRNRRKKAAQASGAGHGPQGAELDPLAGMSIEDLRRKSGSLLIEADDAIKSSEQELGFAEAQYGEAAVGNFTRALEEAKAHMSESFKLQQQLDDHIPDTEEQQRSWLGEIIRRSEAALASLQEQKADFDSLRELEKNAPQALAAVDTGAAAADAKIAQADHTLAELRGKYADTALTQISDNITQAKERLAFVQNASATAREKLAAGEGSLAAVAVRASEESLHQTNVLLDAISKVAGNLDAARQGLESAVVDTSQDLAQARAMIQSGAHPELEGPVAGVEAALARVKGEIQSGKIDPIATLERVESAHRALDQALGGIRNQQEQARRAQASLQQTIMSAQAQISATSDYITARRGGVGTEARTRLAEAQRNLDYALSISRNDPVTALTYAQQAHALAAQAAQVAQSDVDSFGYANQGYGQGYGRGGMFGGGGGGLGGAILGGILINSILNGGSGVGWGGGHSDGGGWGGDSGGFGGDSGGGDWGGDFGGGGDF from the coding sequence ATGCGGTCAATGTTGAAACGTGTTCTCGCCGTGATCGGCCTGACAGGGATGCTGGCGGTTCCGGCCACAGCAGCCTGGGCTGAAGATCCGGTCACGCTCGATCCGGTTACGAAGATTGTGGACAAGTCCGGCGTACTCGGCGGCCGGAAGGCCGACGTAGAAGAGGCCATCAAGAAGCTCGGGACCGACCACGCCATGACCCTGCACGTGGTCTACGTGAAGAAGTTTGAGAATCCCGCTGACCGTGTGGCCTGGGCGGCTGATGTCGCCGACAAGGCAAACCTCGGCGCGAATGCAATGCTGCTGACGGTTGCCACCGATGCCCGGCAGTACCAGCTGAGCAAGCCTAGGGGCAGCAAGATCACCGACGCCCAGCGCGACACAATCGTCAAGAGCGCCGTCGACCCGCAACTCCGTGCCGGTGACTACGCGCAGGCTGCCATCGACACAGCCGCCGCGGTGGGCGACGCCGCGGGTGGCGGCAGCGGCAACGTTCCGTCGGGTGCCGGCGCGGGCACGGCCGTCCTCGTAGGCGCCGGTGTGGTGGCCGCCGGCGGCGCGGGCACGTACCTTTACCTGCGCAACCGGCGCAAGAAAGCCGCTCAAGCCTCCGGGGCAGGCCATGGACCGCAGGGGGCCGAACTTGATCCCCTGGCCGGCATGAGCATCGAGGACCTCCGCAGGAAGAGCGGTTCCCTGCTGATTGAGGCAGACGACGCGATCAAGTCGAGCGAGCAGGAACTTGGCTTCGCCGAGGCGCAGTACGGGGAAGCGGCCGTGGGCAACTTCACCAGGGCGCTCGAGGAGGCGAAGGCGCACATGTCCGAGTCGTTCAAGCTGCAGCAGCAGCTGGACGACCACATCCCCGACACCGAAGAACAGCAGCGCAGCTGGCTCGGCGAAATCATCCGGAGGTCGGAAGCCGCGCTCGCATCACTGCAGGAGCAGAAGGCGGACTTCGACTCGCTGCGCGAACTCGAGAAAAACGCGCCGCAGGCCCTCGCGGCGGTGGACACCGGCGCCGCGGCGGCCGACGCCAAGATCGCCCAGGCGGACCACACCCTGGCTGAACTGCGCGGCAAGTATGCCGATACTGCCCTGACGCAGATCTCGGACAACATCACCCAGGCCAAGGAGCGGCTGGCCTTCGTGCAGAATGCCAGTGCCACGGCGCGCGAAAAGCTCGCTGCCGGAGAAGGCAGCCTTGCCGCTGTCGCCGTCCGCGCGTCGGAGGAGAGCCTGCACCAGACGAATGTGCTGCTGGACGCAATCTCCAAGGTCGCCGGAAACCTCGACGCGGCCCGGCAGGGACTGGAGTCCGCTGTTGTGGACACCTCCCAGGATCTTGCCCAGGCGCGGGCCATGATCCAGTCCGGCGCCCACCCGGAGCTCGAGGGACCAGTGGCCGGCGTTGAAGCAGCTCTCGCCCGCGTGAAGGGCGAAATCCAGAGCGGCAAGATTGACCCCATCGCCACCTTGGAGCGGGTCGAATCGGCGCACCGTGCCCTTGACCAGGCGCTGGGCGGGATCCGAAACCAGCAGGAGCAGGCACGCAGGGCGCAGGCGTCGCTGCAGCAGACCATCATGTCTGCCCAGGCGCAGATCAGCGCCACGTCGGATTACATCACCGCCCGGCGCGGCGGCGTGGGCACCGAGGCCCGGACGCGGCTCGCCGAGGCACAGCGCAACCTCGATTACGCCCTCTCCATCTCCCGGAACGATCCCGTGACCGCGCTGACGTATGCCCAGCAGGCCCATGCGCTGGCGGCCCAGGCGGCCCAGGTGGCCCAGTCCGACGTGGACAGCTTCGGTTACGCGAACCAGGGGTACGGCCAGGGTTACGGCCGCGGCGGCATGTTCGGCGGCGGAGGCGGCGGCCTGGGCGGGGCCATCCTCGGCGGCATCCTCATCAACTCCATCCTCAACGGCGGCAGCGGCGTCGGCTGGGGCGGCGGACACAGCGACGGCGGTGGCTGGGGCGGTGACTCCGGCGGCTTCGGCGGCGACTCCGGCGGCGGGGACTGGGGAGGCGACTTCGGCGGCGGAGGCGACTTCTAG
- a CDS encoding electron transfer flavoprotein subunit beta/FixA family protein, translating to MKIVVLVKHVPDAQFDRHLSGEGHTTDRDESILSELDEYALEAALQLAEARGGAKAGNKVIALSMGPAGAVNAIKKSLQIGATEGVHLTDAALAGSDAAATSLALAAAVRHLGADTPVDLVLTGMASTDGETSLVPAQLAERLGLPQVTFASSLEVDGGRVTARRDADTHSETVEAPLPAVVSVTDQINEPRYPNFKGIIAAKRKSITTLSLADIGVDSSQVGHAGSWTRVTAAEERPPRTAGTIITDEGDAGIKLVDFLAAQKLL from the coding sequence TTGAAGATCGTCGTCCTGGTCAAGCATGTGCCGGACGCCCAGTTCGACCGGCACCTCAGCGGCGAGGGCCACACCACGGACCGCGACGAGAGCATCCTGTCTGAACTGGATGAGTACGCTCTGGAGGCCGCGCTGCAGCTCGCCGAAGCCCGCGGCGGCGCCAAGGCCGGCAACAAGGTAATCGCTTTGAGCATGGGACCGGCCGGTGCCGTCAACGCCATCAAGAAGTCCCTGCAGATTGGCGCCACTGAAGGCGTGCACCTCACCGACGCCGCACTCGCCGGCTCCGATGCAGCCGCCACCTCCCTGGCGCTCGCGGCCGCTGTCCGCCACCTCGGCGCGGACACCCCCGTGGACCTGGTGCTGACCGGCATGGCTTCCACCGACGGCGAGACCTCCCTGGTGCCCGCACAGCTCGCCGAGCGCCTGGGACTGCCGCAGGTCACCTTCGCTTCATCCCTGGAGGTCGACGGCGGACGTGTCACCGCACGCCGTGATGCGGACACCCACTCGGAGACGGTCGAGGCGCCCCTGCCGGCCGTGGTCTCCGTGACGGACCAGATCAACGAACCGCGCTACCCCAACTTCAAGGGCATCATCGCGGCCAAGCGCAAGAGCATCACCACCCTTTCCCTGGCCGACATCGGAGTGGATTCCTCCCAGGTGGGCCACGCCGGCTCCTGGACCCGCGTGACGGCGGCCGAGGAACGCCCGCCGCGCACTGCCGGCACCATCATCACGGACGAAGGCGACGCCGGCATCAAGCTGGTTGACTTCCTGGCCGCCCAGAAGCTGCTCTAA
- a CDS encoding electron transfer flavoprotein subunit alpha/FixB family protein, translating into MANVLVFIDNPGQALKKSSLELLTIARSLGETAVAVNGELSDDVAGTLGAYGAATVFRPSATDLDEYLVAPKAAFLTAVADKSGATTVLLENSPEGKEIAARLGIRLSAGVITDVVAVDADGTAHKSVLAGSYTTTAKATTPVTVLSVKANTVDPEPATAPGLPETVTVDAPADATAAAARITSREQKVASGRPDLTDARIVVAGGRGLDGDFGPVEELADALGAAVGASRAATDAGWISHDAQVGQTGKTVSPQLYISAGISGAIQQKAGMQTAKVIVAVNKDAESPVFEIADFGIVGDLFQVLPQATEEIKKRKG; encoded by the coding sequence ATGGCAAACGTACTGGTATTCATTGACAACCCCGGGCAGGCTCTCAAGAAGAGCAGCCTGGAACTGCTGACCATCGCGCGCTCCCTCGGCGAAACTGCCGTAGCCGTCAACGGCGAACTGTCCGATGACGTCGCCGGCACCCTGGGCGCCTACGGTGCAGCAACCGTCTTCCGCCCGTCCGCGACGGACCTCGACGAGTACCTCGTCGCCCCGAAGGCCGCCTTCCTGACTGCCGTGGCGGACAAGTCCGGCGCCACCACCGTCCTGCTCGAGAACTCACCCGAGGGCAAGGAAATCGCAGCGCGGCTCGGCATCCGGCTGAGCGCCGGCGTCATCACCGACGTCGTCGCCGTCGACGCCGACGGCACCGCCCACAAGTCGGTGCTGGCCGGTTCGTACACCACGACGGCGAAGGCCACCACCCCCGTCACCGTGCTGTCCGTGAAGGCCAACACCGTGGACCCGGAGCCCGCCACGGCTCCCGGGCTGCCCGAAACCGTGACCGTGGACGCTCCTGCCGACGCAACCGCCGCCGCAGCACGCATCACCTCCCGCGAACAGAAGGTCGCCAGCGGCCGCCCGGACCTCACCGATGCCCGCATCGTGGTGGCCGGCGGACGCGGCCTCGACGGCGACTTCGGCCCCGTGGAGGAACTGGCGGACGCACTGGGCGCGGCTGTCGGTGCCTCCCGCGCGGCAACGGACGCCGGCTGGATCAGCCACGACGCACAGGTCGGCCAGACCGGCAAGACCGTCTCCCCGCAGCTGTACATTTCCGCCGGCATTTCCGGCGCCATCCAGCAGAAGGCGGGCATGCAGACCGCCAAGGTGATCGTCGCCGTGAACAAGGACGCGGAATCGCCCGTGTTCGAAATTGCGGACTTCGGCATCGTCGGCGACCTCTTCCAGGTGCTCCCGCAGGCAACTGAAGAGATCAAGAAGCGCAAGGGCTGA
- a CDS encoding sigma-70 family RNA polymerase sigma factor, producing METPNAPNYDAAAPPGTAVDLNQQLARLLQRTAQGDQASFAEFYRLTSRRVFGMARRVLIDPELSEDTTQEVFLQVWQNAASFDPASGSPLAWLMTISHRRAVDKVRSSQSASEREARYGANSQDIDHDSVSDEVDTRLEAEAVVRCLETLTETQQESVRLAYYGGLTYREVAEKLNAAIPTIKSRIRDGLIRLKTCLGVS from the coding sequence ATGGAAACTCCCAACGCGCCAAACTATGACGCCGCAGCGCCGCCTGGCACCGCCGTCGACCTTAACCAGCAGCTGGCACGGCTGCTGCAGCGGACCGCCCAAGGGGATCAGGCGTCCTTCGCCGAGTTCTACCGGCTCACGTCGCGGCGGGTTTTCGGCATGGCGCGCCGGGTGCTGATCGATCCGGAGCTCAGCGAGGACACCACCCAGGAGGTCTTCCTGCAGGTCTGGCAAAATGCCGCCAGCTTCGACCCGGCAAGCGGAAGTCCCCTGGCCTGGCTCATGACCATCTCGCACCGGAGGGCCGTGGACAAGGTCCGCTCATCCCAGTCCGCGAGTGAGCGCGAAGCCCGGTACGGCGCCAACAGCCAGGACATCGACCATGACTCGGTGTCGGATGAGGTGGACACCCGGCTTGAGGCCGAAGCGGTGGTGCGGTGCCTGGAGACGCTGACCGAGACCCAGCAGGAATCCGTGCGGCTTGCTTACTACGGCGGTCTCACCTACCGCGAAGTCGCAGAAAAGCTGAACGCTGCCATTCCGACCATAAAGTCCCGCATCCGCGACGGACTGATCCGACTCAAGACCTGCCTGGGGGTGAGCTGA
- a CDS encoding PIG-L deacetylase family protein translates to MTANAAPAQSPFNPEQHRIERVLCFSAHPDDIDFGAAGTIAAWTKAGVEVSYCIMTDGDAGGFDPAQRAEIIALRAAEQERAAALVGVKDIHYLHQRDGYLEPNHEVMRGVVKLIREVRPDVVLSMHPERNWKRIQKSHPDHLAVGEAVTRAIYPAVENPFAYPDLAEAGLEAYKVPWLWFFAGPEERENHYVDVTEHVESKLEAIHVHVSQHPDTEAMEARVRRGMREYAERAGLPAGRSAEAFHVVMVNGPGTIAGF, encoded by the coding sequence TTGACCGCAAACGCTGCACCAGCGCAGAGCCCGTTCAATCCGGAACAGCACCGGATTGAGCGGGTGCTCTGTTTCTCAGCCCACCCCGACGACATCGATTTCGGCGCCGCCGGCACCATCGCCGCGTGGACGAAGGCCGGCGTCGAGGTCAGCTACTGCATCATGACTGACGGCGACGCCGGCGGCTTCGACCCTGCCCAGCGCGCCGAGATCATCGCGCTCCGGGCCGCAGAGCAGGAACGCGCCGCGGCCCTCGTCGGGGTCAAGGACATCCACTACCTGCACCAGCGGGATGGGTACCTTGAACCGAACCATGAGGTGATGCGCGGGGTGGTGAAGCTGATCCGGGAAGTCCGTCCCGACGTCGTGCTTTCCATGCATCCGGAACGCAACTGGAAGCGCATCCAGAAGAGCCATCCGGACCACCTGGCGGTGGGGGAGGCCGTGACCCGCGCCATCTACCCGGCCGTGGAAAACCCCTTCGCCTATCCCGACCTCGCCGAGGCCGGCCTCGAGGCCTACAAGGTTCCGTGGCTGTGGTTCTTTGCCGGGCCGGAGGAACGCGAGAACCACTATGTGGATGTCACGGAGCACGTGGAGAGCAAGCTAGAGGCGATCCACGTCCACGTCAGCCAGCACCCGGATACCGAGGCCATGGAGGCCAGGGTACGCCGCGGCATGCGGGAGTATGCCGAACGTGCCGGCCTGCCCGCGGGACGGAGCGCCGAGGCGTTCCACGTGGTCATGGTCAACGGCCCGGGGACCATCGCCGGCTTCTAG